In the Thermococcus sp. MAR1 genome, one interval contains:
- a CDS encoding DEAD/DEAH box helicase yields MVVLRIPDGSALVKIEKADPQVYFKIYELLSYKKDFGKWEKPESLYDPYERTFPVGVLPRVKKFLNCKGYRVRIKDERQIRGVKLNSTWNENYVMRRYQARAIKKALKEKMGVLSLPVGSGKTVVGLRIIHELDLSALIVVHTKELLYQWADKVREVLGVEPGIVGDNKWEERAVTIAMIQTLLSRGAEKLQNEYAIVMFDECHRTSAAEKFYQLGLSLPQVYRFGLSATPWRRVRGEEIKIEAVVGPTIFEVKAEDLIKERFLAKPRFEIITYESTMPSFSERYKELYEDMIMNNDERNRAIVKKAVELARKGHRILIDVKRIEHGKILKEMLEAEGIKAEFLSSQSPNRWEILDAFKDGEVPVLVSTLLKEGVDIPEISAIILAGGGKSDIMTIQTIGRALRPKKGMKAVIVDVQDDDPLLFTHFIERQKALKQYYGMYYDREMASKLDEKVPKKGRSRKRP; encoded by the coding sequence ATGGTAGTCCTTCGCATCCCGGACGGTTCGGCATTGGTGAAAATCGAGAAGGCTGACCCCCAGGTTTATTTCAAGATATACGAGCTGCTCAGCTACAAGAAGGACTTCGGGAAATGGGAGAAGCCGGAGAGCCTCTACGACCCTTACGAGAGAACGTTCCCAGTGGGTGTCCTTCCGAGGGTTAAGAAGTTCCTCAACTGCAAGGGTTATCGGGTGAGAATTAAGGACGAGAGGCAGATCAGGGGAGTAAAGCTCAACTCCACCTGGAACGAGAACTACGTCATGCGCAGATACCAAGCGAGGGCGATAAAAAAGGCCCTTAAGGAGAAGATGGGCGTACTTTCCCTTCCTGTGGGAAGCGGTAAAACTGTTGTCGGTCTCAGGATAATCCACGAGCTCGACCTCTCCGCGCTGATAGTCGTCCACACGAAGGAGCTTCTCTACCAGTGGGCGGACAAGGTTAGGGAAGTTTTGGGCGTTGAGCCGGGCATAGTCGGGGACAACAAATGGGAGGAGCGCGCCGTTACCATTGCCATGATACAGACCCTTCTCTCGAGAGGCGCGGAGAAGCTCCAGAACGAGTACGCGATAGTGATGTTCGACGAGTGCCACAGAACCTCAGCCGCCGAGAAGTTCTACCAGCTTGGACTCAGCCTTCCCCAGGTTTATCGGTTCGGCCTCTCTGCGACCCCCTGGCGCCGCGTTCGCGGGGAAGAGATAAAGATCGAGGCCGTCGTTGGCCCGACCATATTTGAGGTCAAGGCCGAGGATCTGATAAAGGAGAGGTTCCTTGCAAAGCCCCGTTTTGAGATAATAACCTACGAATCGACCATGCCGTCGTTCAGTGAGCGCTACAAGGAGCTCTACGAAGACATGATAATGAACAACGACGAGAGGAACAGGGCAATAGTCAAGAAGGCCGTTGAACTCGCTAGGAAAGGGCATCGTATCCTCATTGACGTGAAGCGCATAGAGCACGGTAAAATCCTGAAGGAGATGCTTGAAGCGGAGGGAATAAAGGCCGAGTTTCTAAGCTCCCAGAGCCCAAACAGGTGGGAGATACTGGATGCGTTTAAGGATGGCGAGGTTCCGGTTCTGGTTTCCACTCTCCTGAAAGAGGGTGTTGACATACCCGAGATTTCGGCGATAATACTGGCCGGCGGCGGAAAGAGCGACATCATGACGATTCAGACGATAGGCCGTGCGCTGAGGCCGAAAAAGGGAATGAAGGCCGTCATCGTTGATGTCCAGGACGACGACCCCTTACTCTTCACCCACTTCATCGAGAGGCAGAAGGCACTCAAGCAGTACTACGGCATGTACTATGACAGGGAGATGGCCTCAAAGCTCGATGAGAAGGTCCCCAAGAAGGGCCGCTCTCGTAAGCGCCCGTGA
- a CDS encoding MinD/ParA family protein, whose amino-acid sequence MALIVVTGRGGAGKTTMTANLSTYLAMREYRVLAVDGDLYLPNLGFHFSLDTVKYTLHSLLRNPDIDPEWAIYKHPQTGVHVMPGSTQLQDVLGISPRRLVEILEKVKYKFGVVFVDSPTGIPFDTLPTFEVANYQLIVVEIERSPIYSFETMVKNEIEKLKVLGERYNLNIGVILNKVRESADVVEKIVEAVESDLDVPVIGWIPFDYNVPESINEGIPIVKYFPESDAAIALRETGEILEEWIFG is encoded by the coding sequence ATGGCGCTGATAGTAGTAACGGGGAGGGGCGGTGCTGGAAAGACCACGATGACCGCTAACCTTAGCACTTACCTGGCCATGCGGGAGTATCGTGTGCTGGCGGTAGATGGTGACCTTTACCTCCCCAACCTTGGCTTTCACTTCTCCCTTGACACCGTCAAGTATACCCTCCACTCCCTTCTGAGGAACCCGGACATCGACCCGGAATGGGCAATATACAAGCACCCTCAGACTGGGGTCCATGTCATGCCTGGGAGTACTCAGCTCCAGGACGTTCTCGGAATCTCGCCGAGGAGGCTGGTGGAGATACTTGAGAAGGTCAAATACAAGTTTGGGGTTGTATTCGTGGACTCCCCAACGGGTATTCCCTTTGATACTCTCCCGACCTTTGAGGTGGCAAACTATCAGCTGATAGTGGTGGAGATTGAACGCTCCCCCATCTACTCCTTCGAGACCATGGTGAAGAACGAGATTGAGAAGCTCAAGGTTTTGGGCGAGAGGTACAACCTCAACATCGGCGTCATCCTGAACAAAGTTAGGGAATCCGCCGATGTCGTTGAGAAGATTGTTGAGGCGGTTGAGAGCGACCTCGACGTTCCCGTCATTGGATGGATCCCCTTCGACTACAACGTTCCTGAATCCATCAACGAGGGCATTCCAATCGTCAAGTACTTCCCCGAGAGCGACGCTGCCATAGCCCTGAGGGAAACGGGGGAGATACTTGAGGAGTGGATATTCGGCTGA
- the tdh gene encoding L-threonine 3-dehydrogenase: MAEKMPAIVKTKPAYGAELVEVDVPKPGPGEVLIKVLATSICGTDLHIYEWNEWAQSRIKPPQIMGHEVAGEVIEVGPGVDTLEVGDYISAETHIVCGKCYACRHNRYHVCQNTKIFGVDMDGVFAEYAIVPAQNAWKNPKGMKPEYATLQEPLGNAVDTVLAGPIAGRSTLITGAGPLGLLGIAVAKASGAYPVIVSEPSEFRRELAKKVGADYVVNPFEEDPVKFVMDVTDGAGVEVFLEFSGAPKALEQGLKATTPGGRVSLLGLFPRDVTLDFNNLIIFKALEVHGITGRHLWETWYTVSSLIQSGKLNLDPIITHKYKGFDDFEEAFELMRAGKTGKVVFFPHKG; the protein is encoded by the coding sequence ATGGCCGAGAAAATGCCAGCTATTGTAAAAACCAAGCCCGCTTACGGTGCCGAGCTCGTCGAGGTCGACGTTCCAAAGCCCGGGCCCGGTGAGGTTCTCATCAAGGTTCTCGCCACCAGTATATGCGGAACTGACCTCCACATCTACGAATGGAACGAGTGGGCCCAGAGCAGGATCAAGCCACCCCAGATTATGGGACACGAGGTAGCCGGTGAGGTCATCGAGGTCGGCCCAGGTGTCGACACCCTCGAGGTCGGCGACTACATAAGTGCCGAGACCCACATCGTCTGCGGCAAGTGCTACGCCTGCAGGCACAATCGCTACCACGTCTGCCAGAACACGAAGATCTTCGGCGTCGATATGGACGGTGTTTTCGCGGAATACGCGATAGTTCCGGCCCAGAACGCCTGGAAGAACCCGAAGGGAATGAAGCCCGAGTATGCTACCCTCCAGGAGCCGCTCGGCAACGCCGTCGATACCGTTCTGGCAGGGCCAATAGCCGGCAGGAGTACACTCATAACCGGTGCTGGCCCGCTCGGACTCCTTGGAATTGCCGTCGCAAAGGCATCCGGGGCGTATCCAGTTATCGTGAGCGAACCGAGCGAATTCAGGCGCGAGCTGGCCAAAAAAGTTGGCGCCGACTACGTGGTTAATCCCTTCGAGGAGGACCCGGTTAAGTTCGTGATGGACGTAACCGACGGGGCCGGAGTTGAGGTGTTCCTAGAATTCAGTGGAGCGCCGAAGGCTCTCGAACAGGGTCTCAAGGCCACCACACCCGGTGGAAGGGTCTCACTGCTCGGTCTGTTCCCGCGCGACGTTACTCTGGACTTCAACAACCTGATAATCTTCAAGGCCCTCGAGGTTCACGGCATAACTGGAAGGCACCTCTGGGAGACCTGGTACACAGTGTCCAGCCTAATCCAGAGCGGCAAGCTCAACCTTGACCCGATAATCACCCACAAATACAAGGGCTTTGATGATTTCGAGGAGGCCTTCGAGCTGATGAGGGCGGGCAAGACCGGAAAGGTCGTCTTCTTCCCGCACAAGGGTTGA
- the truA gene encoding tRNA pseudouridine(38-40) synthase TruA, which yields MRMALRIAYDGTAFYGFQRQPDVRTVEGELIRVLSKLGIIRDAESSNFKGASRTDRGVSAFFNVVAFDVEGRADLLRGEVLNHHLRDVWVLGVAEVPNDFHPRFWAKSKTYRYYLVDEGFDEEAMGNCASLFIGTHDFSAFARLEPGKDPLRELTRLGVSRRHGYYVIEIEGKSFLWEMARRIVNALRFCGLGLLEAREVKNMLEGIYTKKIPPAPAEGLVLWHIDYPGIEFKGDERGINKAKRDLFERYSRALTRAALLGDLLIEL from the coding sequence ATGAGGATGGCCCTCAGGATAGCGTACGACGGCACGGCATTCTACGGGTTTCAGAGGCAACCAGACGTTAGGACGGTTGAAGGGGAGCTCATAAGGGTACTCTCAAAGCTTGGGATAATAAGGGACGCCGAGAGTTCGAACTTTAAAGGGGCTTCCAGAACCGATAGGGGCGTCTCCGCATTTTTCAACGTCGTGGCCTTTGACGTCGAGGGCCGGGCCGACCTACTCAGGGGAGAGGTTCTCAACCACCACCTCCGCGATGTCTGGGTTCTCGGCGTTGCCGAGGTGCCGAACGACTTCCACCCGCGTTTCTGGGCAAAGTCAAAGACCTACCGGTATTATCTGGTTGATGAGGGGTTCGACGAGGAAGCCATGGGGAACTGCGCCTCCCTTTTCATTGGAACGCACGATTTCTCCGCTTTCGCTAGACTAGAGCCGGGAAAAGACCCCCTTAGAGAGCTGACCCGCCTTGGGGTGAGCCGGCGCCACGGCTACTACGTCATAGAGATTGAGGGCAAGAGCTTCCTCTGGGAGATGGCGAGAAGAATCGTGAACGCCCTCCGCTTCTGCGGTTTGGGATTGCTCGAGGCCAGAGAGGTGAAGAACATGCTGGAGGGAATCTACACGAAAAAAATCCCGCCCGCCCCTGCTGAGGGCCTGGTTCTGTGGCACATAGATTATCCGGGCATCGAGTTCAAGGGGGATGAGAGAGGTATTAACAAAGCGAAGAGAGACCTGTTCGAGCGCTACTCACGGGCGCTTACGAGAGCGGCCCTTCTTGGGGACCTTCTCATCGAGCTTTGA
- the hmgA gene encoding hydroxymethylglutaryl-CoA reductase (NADPH) — protein MNVEELVDKVAGGEIKLHQVERYTNGDKKLATEIRRRALEKKLGVSLENIGHYSIDPERVIGKNIENMIGVVQIPMGVAGPLKINGEYAKGEFYIPLATTEGALVASVNRGCSALTEAGGVKTTIIDDKMTRAPLLKCPDARRAREVAEWVKANLDYLQEKAVSKVTRHGKLRDVKPYIVGNNLYLRFEFKTGDAMGMNMVTISSEEIMKVIEEHFPDVKYLALSGNLCVDKKPNAMNFINGRGKTVIAEAIIPREIVEKKLKTTPELIAEVNYRKNLIGSAQAGSYGFNAHFANIVGAIFLATGQDEAQITEGSHGITLAEVTPEGDLYISVTMPSLEIGTVGGGTRVPTQREALSIMGVAGGGDPPGTNAKKFAEIIAGAVLAGELSLLAAIAAKHLAKAHAELGR, from the coding sequence ATGAACGTGGAAGAGCTTGTGGATAAGGTAGCGGGCGGAGAAATAAAGCTCCACCAGGTTGAGAGGTACACAAACGGCGATAAGAAACTCGCCACTGAAATAAGGAGGAGGGCGCTTGAAAAGAAGCTCGGTGTTAGCCTTGAGAACATAGGGCACTACTCGATAGACCCCGAGAGGGTCATAGGCAAGAACATCGAGAACATGATAGGCGTCGTCCAGATACCGATGGGAGTTGCCGGCCCTCTTAAAATCAACGGGGAATACGCCAAGGGCGAGTTCTACATCCCCCTCGCCACCACCGAGGGAGCGCTAGTTGCAAGCGTCAACCGTGGCTGCTCCGCCTTGACAGAGGCGGGTGGGGTGAAGACTACGATAATAGACGACAAGATGACCCGAGCGCCCCTTCTCAAGTGCCCCGACGCGAGAAGAGCTAGGGAAGTCGCCGAGTGGGTAAAGGCTAATCTCGACTACCTCCAGGAGAAGGCCGTCAGCAAGGTCACCAGACACGGAAAGCTGAGGGACGTTAAGCCCTACATCGTCGGCAACAACCTCTATCTCCGGTTCGAGTTCAAGACCGGAGATGCCATGGGCATGAACATGGTCACCATATCAAGCGAGGAGATAATGAAGGTCATCGAGGAGCACTTCCCGGACGTGAAGTACCTCGCCCTCTCGGGCAATCTCTGCGTGGACAAGAAGCCGAACGCGATGAACTTCATCAACGGCCGTGGGAAGACCGTTATTGCCGAGGCCATAATCCCGCGCGAGATAGTCGAGAAGAAGCTGAAAACCACTCCGGAGCTCATAGCCGAGGTCAACTACAGGAAGAACCTCATCGGTTCGGCCCAGGCCGGTTCCTATGGCTTCAATGCTCACTTTGCCAACATAGTTGGTGCAATATTCCTCGCAACCGGCCAGGACGAGGCTCAGATTACCGAGGGCTCGCACGGCATAACCCTCGCGGAGGTTACCCCCGAGGGAGACCTCTACATCAGCGTCACCATGCCGAGCCTTGAGATTGGGACGGTCGGCGGAGGAACTCGCGTCCCGACCCAGAGGGAGGCGCTGAGCATAATGGGCGTTGCCGGCGGCGGAGATCCGCCCGGTACAAACGCCAAAAAGTTCGCCGAGATAATAGCCGGTGCAGTTCTCGCCGGGGAGCTTTCTCTCCTCGCGGCAATAGCGGCGAAGCATCTGGCGAAGGCACACGCCGAGCTGGGGCGTTAG
- the pheT gene encoding phenylalanine--tRNA ligase subunit beta, which yields MPKFDVSKRDLERLIGKSFTVEEWEDLFLYAKCELDDVWEENGELYFKADSKDTNRPDLWSAEGIARQIRWALGFESGLPKYDVEKSSVTVYVDEKLKNIRPYGVYAIVEGLSLDEEALKQMINLQEKVALTFGRRRREVAIGIFDFDKVKPPIYYRAAEKSEKFVPLGFEEELTLEEILERHEKGREYGHLIKDKPYYPLLVDSEGKVLSMPPIINSEITGRVTTETRRVFVDVTGWDLKKIMLALNVVVTALAERGGKIKSVKVVYPDFEVETPDLAPKEFEVELDYIKRLTGLELSDEEIKGLLERMMYDVKLVDGKAKLLYPAFRDDIMHARDVLEDVLIAYGYNEIEPEEPKLAVQGRGDKFVEFEDAVRELMVGFGLQEVMTFNLTNREAQYEKMNLEYGRDYFNNPPAELVEIENPISPKWSALRVWLTPSLLDFLSQNTHEEYPQRIFEVGKVTLIDESRETKTVSESKLAVALAHPRVTFTEAKEILESVMRHLGFKYGLEEIEHPSFIPGRAGRIIVDGKEIGIIGEIHPAVLENWGIEMPVAAFELFLWPLYREPYL from the coding sequence ATGCCCAAGTTCGATGTGTCAAAGCGGGATCTGGAAAGGCTCATCGGGAAGAGCTTCACGGTTGAGGAGTGGGAGGACCTCTTCCTCTACGCGAAGTGCGAGCTGGACGACGTCTGGGAGGAGAACGGGGAGCTTTACTTCAAGGCCGACTCGAAAGACACCAACAGGCCCGACCTATGGAGTGCGGAAGGAATAGCGAGGCAGATACGCTGGGCGCTCGGCTTCGAGAGCGGTCTTCCAAAATATGATGTCGAGAAGAGCAGTGTAACCGTTTACGTTGACGAGAAGCTGAAAAACATCCGCCCGTATGGTGTCTACGCGATAGTTGAGGGACTGAGCCTCGATGAAGAGGCGCTAAAGCAGATGATAAACCTCCAGGAGAAGGTGGCTTTAACCTTCGGGAGGAGGAGAAGAGAGGTCGCCATAGGCATCTTCGACTTTGATAAGGTGAAGCCGCCAATATACTACCGCGCCGCTGAGAAGAGCGAGAAGTTCGTCCCGCTGGGCTTCGAGGAGGAGCTCACGCTGGAAGAAATCCTTGAGAGGCACGAGAAGGGCAGGGAGTACGGCCACCTCATCAAGGACAAGCCCTACTACCCGCTCCTCGTGGACAGCGAGGGCAAAGTTCTCTCGATGCCCCCAATCATAAACTCGGAGATAACCGGCAGGGTGACCACAGAAACGAGGAGAGTCTTCGTTGACGTCACCGGCTGGGATCTGAAGAAGATAATGCTGGCTTTAAACGTCGTAGTCACGGCTTTAGCCGAACGCGGCGGAAAGATAAAGAGCGTTAAGGTCGTCTATCCAGACTTCGAGGTTGAGACACCGGACCTGGCCCCGAAGGAGTTCGAGGTCGAGCTGGACTACATCAAGAGGCTCACCGGCCTTGAGCTGAGTGACGAGGAGATCAAGGGCCTCCTCGAGAGAATGATGTACGATGTCAAGTTGGTTGACGGGAAGGCAAAACTCCTCTATCCGGCTTTCCGCGATGACATAATGCACGCCCGCGACGTTCTGGAGGATGTCCTCATAGCCTACGGCTATAACGAGATCGAACCTGAGGAGCCGAAGCTTGCCGTCCAGGGCAGGGGGGACAAGTTCGTCGAATTCGAGGACGCCGTCAGGGAGCTCATGGTCGGCTTCGGCCTGCAGGAGGTCATGACCTTCAACCTCACCAACAGAGAGGCTCAGTATGAAAAGATGAACCTGGAATACGGGAGAGACTACTTCAACAACCCGCCGGCGGAGCTCGTCGAGATAGAGAACCCGATAAGCCCCAAGTGGTCTGCCCTCAGAGTGTGGCTCACCCCGAGCCTGCTCGATTTCCTGAGCCAGAACACCCACGAGGAATACCCACAGAGGATCTTCGAGGTCGGAAAGGTCACGCTGATAGACGAAAGCAGAGAAACGAAGACCGTGAGCGAGAGCAAGCTGGCGGTTGCCTTAGCTCACCCACGCGTAACCTTTACCGAGGCCAAGGAGATACTGGAAAGCGTTATGCGCCACCTCGGCTTCAAGTACGGGCTTGAAGAAATAGAGCACCCAAGCTTCATTCCGGGCAGGGCGGGAAGAATCATCGTGGACGGGAAAGAAATCGGCATTATCGGGGAAATCCATCCGGCCGTTCTAGAAAATTGGGGAATAGAAATGCCAGTAGCGGCCTTCGAGCTGTTCCTGTGGCCGCTCTACAGGGAGCCTTATCTTTAA
- a CDS encoding phenylalanine--tRNA ligase subunit alpha — MELSYQEKLTLIKLNEVKRVKFEELVEKTGLDQVAVMRSVLGLQSKGLARLEERSKRIAKLTETGRKYAEIGLPEWRALRVLKEKRKVTLDDLREVLSEDELKPIVGLLRKEGWASVRKEEGRLVLEITEKGMNAEERPIDKVLKLLAEREVVPLSEVEKLVPAKELKRRKIAEEDTATERFVEMTPEGEELVRKGLELKEEVSTLTPELIKSGKWRKVEFKRFNIQAPVRRFYPGKKQPYRAFLDKLRRRLIEMGFIEMTVDSLIETQFWNFDALFQPQNHPARDWTDTYQLKYPKSGHLPGKDLVERVRASHEHGLAGSRGWGYVWSPERAMLLMPRAHGTALDARQLARGVEIPGKYFTIQRVFRPDVLDRTHLIEFNQVDGFVVGEDLTFKHLLGILKRFAVEIAGAKKVKFLPDYYPFTEPSVQMSAYHPELGWVEFGGAGIFREEMTKALGIDVPVIAWGIGIDRLAMFKLGIDDIRYLFSYDLRWLREAKLVW, encoded by the coding sequence ATGGAGTTAAGCTACCAGGAGAAACTCACGCTCATAAAGCTCAACGAGGTTAAAAGGGTCAAATTTGAAGAACTCGTCGAGAAAACTGGCCTCGACCAGGTCGCGGTCATGCGCTCCGTCCTAGGACTCCAGAGCAAAGGGCTGGCGAGGCTCGAGGAAAGAAGCAAAAGAATAGCAAAGCTAACCGAGACCGGAAGAAAGTACGCTGAAATAGGTCTCCCCGAGTGGAGGGCTCTGAGGGTTCTAAAAGAGAAGAGAAAGGTAACCCTGGACGACCTGCGTGAGGTTCTCAGCGAGGATGAGCTGAAACCGATAGTCGGCCTTCTGAGGAAAGAAGGCTGGGCATCCGTGAGAAAGGAGGAGGGGAGGCTAGTTCTTGAAATCACCGAGAAGGGAATGAACGCGGAGGAGAGGCCCATTGATAAAGTCCTCAAGCTCCTCGCCGAGAGGGAAGTCGTACCTCTGAGTGAAGTTGAGAAACTGGTTCCGGCCAAGGAGCTTAAGAGGAGAAAAATAGCCGAGGAAGACACAGCAACCGAGAGATTCGTGGAGATGACCCCTGAAGGGGAAGAGCTCGTCAGGAAGGGCCTTGAGCTGAAAGAGGAGGTATCGACCCTTACCCCCGAGCTGATAAAGTCCGGCAAGTGGAGGAAAGTCGAGTTCAAGCGCTTCAACATCCAGGCCCCTGTAAGGAGATTCTACCCCGGCAAGAAGCAGCCGTACAGGGCTTTCCTCGACAAACTGAGGAGAAGATTAATCGAGATGGGCTTCATAGAGATGACCGTTGACAGCCTCATAGAGACCCAGTTCTGGAACTTCGATGCACTCTTCCAGCCCCAGAACCACCCGGCGAGAGACTGGACCGACACTTACCAGCTCAAATACCCGAAGAGCGGCCACCTGCCCGGAAAAGACCTGGTCGAAAGGGTAAGGGCTTCCCACGAGCACGGTCTGGCAGGTTCAAGGGGATGGGGCTACGTCTGGTCTCCGGAGAGGGCGATGCTCCTTATGCCCAGGGCGCATGGAACGGCTTTAGATGCCAGACAGCTCGCGAGAGGCGTTGAGATTCCAGGGAAGTACTTCACAATCCAGCGTGTCTTCCGTCCGGACGTTCTCGACAGGACGCACCTCATAGAGTTCAACCAGGTTGACGGCTTCGTCGTCGGCGAAGACCTGACCTTCAAACACCTCCTCGGAATACTCAAGCGCTTCGCGGTGGAGATAGCTGGAGCGAAGAAGGTGAAATTTTTACCTGACTATTACCCGTTCACGGAGCCGAGCGTCCAGATGAGCGCCTATCACCCAGAGCTCGGCTGGGTCGAGTTCGGCGGTGCCGGAATCTTCCGCGAGGAGATGACAAAGGCCCTTGGCATAGACGTCCCGGTCATAGCATGGGGAATAGGAATAGACAGGCTGGCAATGTTCAAGCTCGGAATAGACGACATACGCTACCTCTTCAGCTACGACTTAAGATGGCTCAGGGAAGCGAAACTGGTGTGGTGA